One stretch of Siphonobacter curvatus DNA includes these proteins:
- the pheS gene encoding phenylalanine--tRNA ligase subunit alpha: protein MIEQVNEIRQQITAYTIDTKEQLENFRIAYVGRKGAVAGLFELLKTVPAEERRAMGQELNSLKDLAQETFQAAQERLENSQSQQVTPDVDLTLPTIPNETGSLHPLTLIRQRIVEIFERLGFNVADGPEIEEDWYNFTALNFPENHPAREMQDTFFIEKNGPGKDILLHTHTSNIQVRLMETQQPPLRSIMPGRVYRNEAISARAHCFFHQIEGLYIDENVSFKDLKDTLYQFAQELFGSEVQVRFRPSYFPFTEPSAEMDISCEMHRPGGCRICGGTQNQCKGTGWVEILGSGMVDPNVLENCGIDSKKYTGFAFGMGIERIANLKYRVRDLRLYSENDVRFLRQFEQA from the coding sequence ATGATAGAGCAAGTCAACGAAATTCGCCAGCAAATCACGGCGTATACTATTGATACTAAGGAACAACTAGAAAATTTCCGGATAGCCTACGTTGGCCGTAAAGGAGCCGTAGCAGGTTTGTTTGAATTACTGAAAACGGTTCCTGCGGAAGAGCGTCGGGCCATGGGGCAGGAACTCAATTCCCTGAAAGATTTAGCTCAGGAGACCTTCCAAGCTGCCCAGGAACGTCTGGAAAATTCTCAAAGTCAACAGGTTACACCTGATGTAGATTTAACCCTACCCACGATTCCAAACGAGACGGGTAGTCTGCACCCCCTTACGTTGATTCGTCAACGTATTGTCGAAATTTTTGAACGTTTGGGTTTCAACGTAGCCGATGGACCAGAGATCGAAGAAGACTGGTATAACTTTACGGCTCTGAACTTTCCCGAGAACCACCCGGCTCGTGAAATGCAGGATACGTTTTTCATCGAGAAAAACGGTCCCGGTAAGGATATTCTGCTGCACACGCACACCTCCAATATCCAGGTTCGGCTGATGGAAACGCAGCAGCCACCCTTACGCAGCATTATGCCCGGTCGCGTGTATCGCAATGAAGCCATTTCGGCCCGTGCTCACTGCTTTTTCCATCAAATCGAAGGCTTGTACATTGATGAGAATGTGAGCTTCAAGGATTTGAAGGATACCTTATATCAGTTTGCCCAGGAGCTGTTTGGTTCGGAGGTACAGGTTCGTTTCCGTCCCTCGTACTTTCCTTTCACCGAGCCCAGTGCAGAAATGGATATTTCCTGCGAAATGCACCGCCCCGGTGGTTGCCGGATTTGCGGCGGAACGCAGAATCAGTGTAAAGGAACGGGTTGGGTAGAAATTCTTGGTTCGGGTATGGTTGATCCGAACGTACTGGAAAATTGCGGTATCGATTCCAAGAAATACACAGGATTTGCCTTCGGCATGGGTATCGAGCGGATCGCGAACTTGAAATACCGCGTTCGGGATTTGCGACTGTATTCCGAAAATGACGTTCGTTTCCTGCGTCAGTTCGAACAGGCCTAA
- a CDS encoding LytR/AlgR family response regulator transcription factor: MYPTPSLEFTSKNWTVPEGTLPVFDRRVQHLPMQDIILIQGDGNYTLFYCSNGKRIMVSKTLRDYEKLMTESSSFFRIHKSYLINLAYVQRYDVKGEDCVWMKDGQIISIARRRKHQFAAYMRQYLSH; this comes from the coding sequence ATGTATCCAACCCCTTCTCTAGAATTTACTTCGAAAAACTGGACTGTACCCGAGGGTACGCTACCCGTCTTTGATCGCCGCGTTCAACACCTTCCTATGCAGGATATTATTCTGATCCAGGGAGATGGAAACTATACGCTGTTTTATTGCAGTAACGGCAAACGTATCATGGTTTCGAAAACCTTACGGGACTATGAAAAACTCATGACCGAAAGCAGTTCATTCTTCCGGATTCATAAATCGTACCTTATCAACCTAGCCTACGTACAGCGATATGACGTGAAAGGCGAAGACTGTGTATGGATGAAAGACGGTCAAATTATTTCCATTGCCCGACGTCGCAAACATCAGTTCGCGGCCTATATGAGGCAGTACTTGAGTCATTAA
- a CDS encoding porin family protein, translating to MKKYLLLCSFLCLSAASTFAQSDKPWFQLGIKAGTNLAQLKTGNFVANGSYSGSTLRENLKQSLDTRTGFVGGIYMRFGRTLYIQPEVLYTGKGGSYLVQPIDANGQAVGSPTQVKVKTENIDVPVLLGLKFGPLRVNAGPVASFLIGSNESIKEAITKYTQGSVSDTFNQAAWGYQLGGGLDIGNFSLDVRYEDSLSNVRFVNISTPNGSDPFKQKSKNWQVTLGMKVF from the coding sequence ATGAAAAAGTACTTATTACTATGCAGCTTTCTCTGTCTGTCGGCTGCTTCAACCTTCGCCCAAAGCGACAAACCCTGGTTTCAACTGGGAATTAAAGCAGGAACGAATTTAGCCCAACTTAAAACGGGCAACTTTGTAGCCAATGGTAGCTATAGTGGATCCACGCTCCGGGAAAATCTCAAACAAAGCCTAGATACCCGTACTGGTTTTGTAGGTGGTATTTATATGCGTTTTGGACGAACGCTCTATATACAGCCCGAGGTACTGTATACAGGTAAAGGAGGTTCGTATTTGGTACAACCCATCGATGCCAATGGACAAGCGGTAGGCAGTCCTACGCAGGTAAAGGTAAAAACCGAGAACATTGATGTGCCCGTATTGCTGGGATTGAAATTTGGTCCGCTTCGGGTAAATGCGGGTCCAGTAGCTTCTTTTCTGATCGGCTCGAATGAGAGTATCAAAGAAGCCATTACCAAGTATACCCAAGGTAGTGTGAGCGATACGTTTAATCAGGCTGCCTGGGGTTACCAGCTCGGTGGTGGCCTGGATATTGGTAACTTCTCGCTAGACGTTCGTTACGAAGACAGTCTTTCTAATGTTCGGTTTGTAAATATCAGTACGCCCAACGGTAGCGATCCTTTCAAACAGAAATCGAAAAACTGGCAAGTGACTTTGGGCATGAAAGTATTTTAG